A window from Megalobrama amblycephala isolate DHTTF-2021 linkage group LG21, ASM1881202v1, whole genome shotgun sequence encodes these proteins:
- the camta1b gene encoding calmodulin-binding transcription activator 1 isoform X9, with the protein MILYNRKKVKYRKDGYCWKKRKDGKTTREDHMKLKVQGVECLYGCYVHSSIIPTFHRRCYWLLQNPDIVLVHYLNVPAIEDCGKPCGPILCSINTDKKEWAKWTKEELIGQLKPMFHGIKWTCSNGNSSTGFSAEQLVQQILDSHQTKPPPRTHNCLCTGNLGAGSSLHHKCNSAKHRIISPKVDPRTGGAYSSTHSEVQNNDVSEGKTEHSHGGSKNGRAGGDGAGGTGGREKRNGKVHKPALLHQNSMEVSSTNQVEVPDTTQSSPVSISSGLNSDPDMADSPVVTGMGHVASVMNSLSQSATVFMSEVSGDPVYSMSPTVDPNAHLLGADTASSSLVLAVTADSHKFAFAGAVGVGLADAGSTDGLAMLSSASVSEELVLSSNLEAGNIKLPETNMNFDPDCFLNNPKQGQTYGGNGLKTEESNGSSCSNGGLRCSPPLSDNGYGFNPSLVKNIKTEDTSFEQQLAKEGGYQVGEVVSDAVGISGSSSSGSGQNSLALTPTGSLLPSGGGLSPSTTLEQMDFSAIDAKQDYPSSVMSAAGYGQAISSSHLAHQGHSPSFFLQGSPQSQTHQNNSGSTQNSHDSNAYMGLSVVKTDTTGTNGHLHHHTHPSQHTASNCNGGSPNEQNGQAGSLQLLQYQNRFPTPGQEHEEVGGLEQPAGAEQGGGGVQEKDSDCLMKPGDHLQPGGGGETEGVGGPEHYLQQPTEGGGVGQGSGGASARPESGTLCNDTEGNGTNNSPHQQLQPLLQGAGLVQGLFSTVGSHQSLGSSGTNGGGSMEINLDHFDVSFGNQFSDLINDFISVEGGSGTAVVPGGSALYGHQLMTHSGTEGQVSSGTAAQQGADEGAHGARGYNSSDLCLQPCCSPQSTQAGAVAGEAGQLSYMQVAEAVSAAVAHGNMAMLQATGRLFVVTDYSPEWSYPEGGVKVLITGPWQEASSEYTCLFDQITVPASLIQPGVLRCYCPAHDTGLVTLQVAASSQIISNSVVFEYKARALPALPSSQHDWLSLDDNQFRMSILERLEQMERRMAEMAGQQQQQQGGGGPSESGGTGTGGGEGGRNNSEQAQFSPGQGQSQGQGPAGSSFESRVVVVCEKMMNRACWAKSKHLIHSKTFRGMTLLHLAAAQGYTTLIQTLIKWRTKHADSIDLELEVDPLNVDHFSCTPLMWACALGHMEAAVVLYKWDRRALAIPDSLGRLPLAIARSRGHTKLAECLESLQREEQQSGALTTTASMPFSPSTEASAAEGWMNVWGTETSSVGLKESSIPSSASSSSSDLRRPRSEPSSFYSSVSHGDAPLSKKHKPNPETLQTRPSKSCSAPLGLEEQAHKPKTCPSKPREGTVEKEQGDGEQSQTKLGTTCGGGRWGSRQAAGRRVPTVGLGKERLANRLRLREIASAGTISDLRTSQEDLENTGDLQNMNMMTLAEEVIEATSDRIKRENFVASDTTLDGVGVSSTMSWLASYLGDAERFLFNKPLTHSPGLAPVHGGGQPELDGPLGKLGFQSPAEWTALLNASHNKEERDLTQLALSDPEQRELYEAARQVQNTFRKYKGRPLREQQELAAAVIQRCYKRYKQLTWIALKYALYKKMTLAAILIQSKFRSYHEQKKFQQSRRAAVLIQQYYRSYKELGRPNPRSRATAAALVQHKLRSSLLTKRQDQAARKIMRFLLRCRHSPLMDHRLFKRGERIEKGQGT; encoded by the exons aACCCTGACATTGTGCTGGTCCACTACCTGAACGTGCCCGCCATAGAGGATTGTGGGAAACCGTGTGGGCCCATACTGTGCTCCATCAACACGGATAAGAAAGAGTGGGCCAAATGGACCAAGGAAGAGCTCATCGGGCAGCTCAAACCCATGT TTCATGGCATCAAGTGGACTTGCAGCAATGGGAATAGCAGCACTGGCTTCTCAGCAGAGCAGCTCGTGCAGCAAATTCTGGACAGCCACCAGACCAAACCACCTCCCCGGACTCACAACTGCCTCTGCACGGGAAACCTGG GTGCTGGGAGCAGCCTGCATCACAAATGCAACAGTGCCAAACACCGTATCATCTCCCCGAAAGTGGACCCTCGCACCGGAGGCGCCTACAGCAGCACCCACTCCGAGGTTCAGAACAACGATGTGTCCGAGGGAAAGACGGAGCACAGCCACGGCGGGAGTAAAAATGGCAGGGCGGGGGGCGATGGTGCTGGTGGAACAGGCGGCAGAGAGAAAAGGAACGGAAAGGTGCACAAGCCAGCGCTGCTCCACCAGAACAGCATGGAGGTGTCCTCAACCAACCAGGTGGAAGTGCCAGATACCACCCAGAGCTCACCTGTCTCCATTAGCAGTGGGCTTAACTCTGATCCCGATATGGCCGACAGTCCTGTAGTGACAGGAATGGGCCACGTAGCCTCCGTAATGAACAGCCTGTCTCAGTCCGCCACTGTATTCATGTCAGAGGTCTCTGGAGACCCTGTCTATAGCATGTCTCCTACTGTAGACCCCAACGCTCACCTCTTGGGTGCTGACACGGCCTCTAGCAGTCTAGTATTAGCAGTGACAGCCGACAGTCACAAGTTTGCCTTTGCTGGAGCGGTGGGAGTGGGTTTGGCGGATGCAGGGTCCACAGACGGACTTGCTATGCTGTCTTCAGCCAGCGTGTCTGAAGAACTGGTGCTGTCTAGTAACCTGGAAGCTGGGAATATCAAGCTGCCCGAGACCAACATGAACTTTGACCCCGACTGCTTCCTCAACAACCCCAAGCAAGGTCAGACCTATGGAGGAAATGGGCTGAAAACCGAGGAGAGCAACGGGAGCAGCTGCAGCAACGGAGGGCTGAGGTGTTCTCCACCACTCAGCGACAACGGTTACGGCTTTAACCCCTCTCTGGTGAAGAACATCAAGACGGAGGACACGTCATTTGAACAGCAGCTGGCTAAAGAGGGTGGCTATCAGGTTGGAGAAGTGGTGAGCGATGCCGTCGGTATCTCTGGTTCCTCAAGCAGCGGTTCTGGCCAAAACTCTCTGGCTCTGACGCCCACTGGTTCACTGCTGCCATCTGGAGGTGGACTCAGTCCCAGCACCACACTCGAGCAGATGGATTTCAGCGCCATTGATGCCAAGCAAGACTATCCGTCCAGTGTTATGTCAGCAGCAGGCTATGGACAAGCTATTTCCAGCTCTCACTTGGCCCACCAGGGTCACTCCCCCAGCTTCTTTCTGCAAGGTTCTCCACAGTCCCAGACCCACCAGAACAACTCTGGTTCGACCCAGAACTCCCACGACTCCAATGCCTACATGGGTCTGTCTGTCGTCAAGACAGACACGACAGGAACCAATGGACATCTCCATCACCATACCCACCCTAGCCAGCACACTGCCTCTAACTGCAACGGCGGCTCTCCAAATGAACAGAATGGACAGGCTGGGTCGCTCCAGCTTCTGCAGTACCAGAACCGCTTTCCAACCCCAGGCCAGGAGCATGAAGAAGTGGGTGGTTTGGAACAGCCAGCAGGAGCAGAACAAGGAGGAGGCGGCGTCCAAGAGAAGGACTCCGATTGTTTGATGAAACCAGGGGACCACTTGCAGCCTGGTGGAGGAGGAGAAACCGAGGGTGTAGGGGGCCCAGAGCACTACCTTCAGCAGCCAACAGAAGGTGGTGGAGTCGGGCAGGGATCTGGAGGAGCGAGCGCAAGACCAGAAAGTGGAACTCTGTGCAATGACACCGAGGGAAATGGAACCAACAACAGCCCCCATCAACAGCTCCAGCCACTCCTGCAAGGAGCCGGTTTGGTGCAGGGGCTTTTCAGCACCGTAGGGTCCCACCAGAGCCTGGGCAGCAGTGGAACCAATGGAGGAGGATCCATGGAGATCAACCTGGACCATTTTGATGTTTCCTTCGGGAATCAGTTCTCAGATCTCATCAATGACTTCATTTCGGTGGAGGGCGGAAGTGGTACGGCAGTAGTGCCGGGCGGCAGCGCTCTCTACGGTCATCAGCTGATGACCCATTCAGGAACAGAGGGGCAGGTCTCTTCTGGAACAGCTGCGCAACAAGGTGCAGACGAAGGAGCTCATGGGGCGAGAGGGTACAATTCTTCGGACCTCTGCCTGCAGCCCTGTTGCAGCCCGCAGTCCACGCAGGCTGGGGCGGTGGCGGGCGAGGCAGGACAGCTATCATACATGCAGGTGGCCGAGGCCGTGTCGGCAGCCGTGGCACATGGGAACATGGCAATGTTACAGGCTACCGGAAGGCTGTTTGTGGTGACGGACTATTCTCCAGAGTGGTCTTATCCTGAG GGCGGGGTGAAGGTTCTGATCACCGGTCCATGGCAGGAGGCCAGCAGTGAATATACCTGCCTGTTTGATCAGATAACAGTTCCAGCCTCTCTCATCCAGCCTGGGGTGCTACGCTGCTACTGCCCAG CTCATGACACAGGCCTGGTGACCCTGCAGGTGGCAGCCAGCAGTCAAATAATCTCCAACTCAGTGGTGTTTGAGTATAAAGCCCGTGCCCTGCCTGCCCTGCCCTCCTCTCAACACGACTGGCTTTCACTGGACG ATAACCAGTTCAGAATGTCCATCCTGGAACGCCTAGAGCAGATGGAGCGAAGGATGGCAGAGATGGCCggtcagcagcagcagcaacaaggCGGTGGAGGACCATCTGAGAGCGGAGGAACCGGAACAGGAGGTGGAGAAGGAGGAAGAAACAATTCGGAACAGGCACAG TTCTCACCAGGTCAGGGTCAGAGCCAGGGTCAAGGTCCGGCTGGCAGCTCCTTTGAGAGCCGTGTAGTGGTAGTTTGTGAGAAGATGATGAACCGTGCCTGCTGGGCCAAGTCCAAGCACCTGATCCACTCCAAAACTTTCCGGGGCATGACTCTTCTTCATCTGGCAGCTGCCCAGGGCTACACCACCCTTATCCAAACACTAATCAAGTGGCG CACTAAGCATGCAGACAGTATTGACCTGGAACTTGAGGTTGATCCTCTAAACGTGGATCATTTTTCTTGTACCCCACTA ATGTGGGCTTGCGCTTTGGGTCATATGGAAGCAGCAGTGGTTTTGTATAAATGGGATCGGCGAGCTTTGGCCATCCCAGATTCTTTGGGTCGCTTACCGCTGGCTATAGCCCGATCCCGTGGCCACACTAAGCTGGCCGAGTGTCTGGAAAGCCTACAGAGGGAGGAGCAGCAGTCAGGAGCACTGACTACAACTGCCAGCATGCCTTTCTCACCATCTACTGAGGCCTCAGCTGCAGAGGGATGGATGAATGTTTGGGGTACGGAGACATCTTCAGTTGGGTTGAAAGAAAGTAGCATCCCTAGTTCTGCTTCCAGCTCCAGCTCAG ACTTGAGGAGACCCAGGTCGGAACCATCCAGTTTCTATAGCAGTGTTAGTCACGGGGACGCCCCATTGAGCAAAAAACACAAACCCAACCCAGAGACCCTTCAAACTCGGCCCAGCAAATCCTGCTCTGCCCCTCTCGGACTAGAAGAACAGGCCCACAAGCCTAAAACGTGCCCTTCCAAACCGAGGGAAGGTACTGTGGAGAAAGAGCAAGGAGATGGTGAGCAGTCTCAGACTAAGCTGGGCACAACTTGTGGAGGTGGGCGTTGGGGTTCCAGACAGGCTGCGGGACGCAGAGTGCCAACTGTAGGACTTGGCAAGGAAAGGCTCGCAAACAGACTGAGGTTAAGAGAAATTGCTAGTGCAGGAACAATCTCTGATCTGCGTACAAGCCAAGAGGATCTGGAGAACACAGGAGACCTGCAG aacatgaacatgatgaCTTTAGCGGAGGAAGTCATTGAGGCGACGTCTGACCGCATCAAGAGGGAAAACTTTGTTGCATCAGACACTACACTAGATGGTGTTGGAGTCAGCAGCACTATGAGCTGGTTAGCCAGTTACCTTGGAGATGCAGAGAG GTTCCTGTTTAACAAGCCCCTAACTCACTCTCCTGGCCTGGCCCCAGTCCACGGTGGAGGACAGCCGGAACTCGACGGTCCTCTTGGGAAGCTTGGCTTTCAGTCCCCTGCTGAATGGACTGCACTTCTCAACGCCTCCCACAACAAGGAGGAACGTGACCTGACCCAGCTGGCCCTGTCTGATCCTGAACAGAGAGAACTTTACGAGGCAGCCCGCCAGGTCCAGAACACCTTCCGCAAGTACAAG GGTCGTCCGCTTCGGGAGCAGCAGGAACTGGCAGCTGCTGTCATTCAGCGCTGTTATAAGAGGTACAAACAG CTGACATGGATAGCCTTGAAG TATGCACTTTATAAGAAGATGACGCTGGCCGCCATCCTTATCCAGAGTAAATTCCGCAGCTACCACGAACAGAAGAAGTTCCAGCAGAGTCGCAGGGCAGCCGTGCTGATCCAGCAATATTACCGCAGCTACAAAGAGCTCGGCCGGCCGAACCCACGCAGCCGAGCCACTGCAGCTGCACTGGTGCAGCACAAACTCAG AAGCAGTTTACTGACCAAGAGACAAGACCAGGCTGCCAGAAAAATCATGCGGTTTCTGCTGCGGTGCCGTCACAG CCCCTTGATGGACCATAGACTATTCAAACGG GGCGAAAGAATTGAGAAAGGCCAAGGAACATGA
- the camta1b gene encoding calmodulin-binding transcription activator 1 isoform X8 yields MAAENKPEGLKKIRNPDRMYRTAVGYTGHVPPKSVSDDTDNNNEHGHLKIYLPKKLLECLPKCSSLPKERHRWNTNEEIAAYLITFEKHEEWLTTSPKTRPQNGSMILYNRKKVKYRKDGYCWKKRKDGKTTREDHMKLKVQGVECLYGCYVHSSIIPTFHRRCYWLLQNPDIVLVHYLNVPAIEDCGKPCGPILCSINTDKKEWAKWTKEELIGQLKPMCAGSSLHHKCNSAKHRIISPKVDPRTGGAYSSTHSEVQNNDVSEGKTEHSHGGSKNGRAGGDGAGGTGGREKRNGKVHKPALLHQNSMEVSSTNQVEVPDTTQSSPVSISSGLNSDPDMADSPVVTGMGHVASVMNSLSQSATVFMSEVSGDPVYSMSPTVDPNAHLLGADTASSSLVLAVTADSHKFAFAGAVGVGLADAGSTDGLAMLSSASVSEELVLSSNLEAGNIKLPETNMNFDPDCFLNNPKQGQTYGGNGLKTEESNGSSCSNGGLRCSPPLSDNGYGFNPSLVKNIKTEDTSFEQQLAKEGGYQVGEVVSDAVGISGSSSSGSGQNSLALTPTGSLLPSGGGLSPSTTLEQMDFSAIDAKQDYPSSVMSAAGYGQAISSSHLAHQGHSPSFFLQGSPQSQTHQNNSGSTQNSHDSNAYMGLSVVKTDTTGTNGHLHHHTHPSQHTASNCNGGSPNEQNGQAGSLQLLQYQNRFPTPGQEHEEVGGLEQPAGAEQGGGGVQEKDSDCLMKPGDHLQPGGGGETEGVGGPEHYLQQPTEGGGVGQGSGGASARPESGTLCNDTEGNGTNNSPHQQLQPLLQGAGLVQGLFSTVGSHQSLGSSGTNGGGSMEINLDHFDVSFGNQFSDLINDFISVEGGSGTAVVPGGSALYGHQLMTHSGTEGQVSSGTAAQQGADEGAHGARGYNSSDLCLQPCCSPQSTQAGAVAGEAGQLSYMQVAEAVSAAVAHGNMAMLQATGRLFVVTDYSPEWSYPEGGVKVLITGPWQEASSEYTCLFDQITVPASLIQPGVLRCYCPAHDTGLVTLQVAASSQIISNSVVFEYKARALPALPSSQHDWLSLDDNQFRMSILERLEQMERRMAEMAGQQQQQQGGGGPSESGGTGTGGGEGGRNNSEQAQFSPGQGQSQGQGPAGSSFESRVVVVCEKMMNRACWAKSKHLIHSKTFRGMTLLHLAAAQGYTTLIQTLIKWRTKHADSIDLELEVDPLNVDHFSCTPLMWACALGHMEAAVVLYKWDRRALAIPDSLGRLPLAIARSRGHTKLAECLESLQREEQQSGALTTTASMPFSPSTEASAAEGWMNVWGTETSSVGLKESSIPSSASSSSSDLRRPRSEPSSFYSSVSHGDAPLSKKHKPNPETLQTRPSKSCSAPLGLEEQAHKPKTCPSKPREGTVEKEQGDGEQSQTKLGTTCGGGRWGSRQAAGRRVPTVGLGKERLANRLRLREIASAGTISDLRTSQEDLENTGDLQNMNMMTLAEEVIEATSDRIKRENFVASDTTLDGVGVSSTMSWLASYLGDAERFLFNKPLTHSPGLAPVHGGGQPELDGPLGKLGFQSPAEWTALLNASHNKEERDLTQLALSDPEQRELYEAARQVQNTFRKYKGRPLREQQELAAAVIQRCYKRYKQLTWIALKYALYKKMTLAAILIQSKFRSYHEQKKFQQSRRAAVLIQQYYRSYKELGRPNPRSRATAAALVQHKLRSSLLTKRQDQAARKIMRFLLRCRHSPLMDHRLFKRGERIEKGQGT; encoded by the exons aACCCTGACATTGTGCTGGTCCACTACCTGAACGTGCCCGCCATAGAGGATTGTGGGAAACCGTGTGGGCCCATACTGTGCTCCATCAACACGGATAAGAAAGAGTGGGCCAAATGGACCAAGGAAGAGCTCATCGGGCAGCTCAAACCCATGT GTGCTGGGAGCAGCCTGCATCACAAATGCAACAGTGCCAAACACCGTATCATCTCCCCGAAAGTGGACCCTCGCACCGGAGGCGCCTACAGCAGCACCCACTCCGAGGTTCAGAACAACGATGTGTCCGAGGGAAAGACGGAGCACAGCCACGGCGGGAGTAAAAATGGCAGGGCGGGGGGCGATGGTGCTGGTGGAACAGGCGGCAGAGAGAAAAGGAACGGAAAGGTGCACAAGCCAGCGCTGCTCCACCAGAACAGCATGGAGGTGTCCTCAACCAACCAGGTGGAAGTGCCAGATACCACCCAGAGCTCACCTGTCTCCATTAGCAGTGGGCTTAACTCTGATCCCGATATGGCCGACAGTCCTGTAGTGACAGGAATGGGCCACGTAGCCTCCGTAATGAACAGCCTGTCTCAGTCCGCCACTGTATTCATGTCAGAGGTCTCTGGAGACCCTGTCTATAGCATGTCTCCTACTGTAGACCCCAACGCTCACCTCTTGGGTGCTGACACGGCCTCTAGCAGTCTAGTATTAGCAGTGACAGCCGACAGTCACAAGTTTGCCTTTGCTGGAGCGGTGGGAGTGGGTTTGGCGGATGCAGGGTCCACAGACGGACTTGCTATGCTGTCTTCAGCCAGCGTGTCTGAAGAACTGGTGCTGTCTAGTAACCTGGAAGCTGGGAATATCAAGCTGCCCGAGACCAACATGAACTTTGACCCCGACTGCTTCCTCAACAACCCCAAGCAAGGTCAGACCTATGGAGGAAATGGGCTGAAAACCGAGGAGAGCAACGGGAGCAGCTGCAGCAACGGAGGGCTGAGGTGTTCTCCACCACTCAGCGACAACGGTTACGGCTTTAACCCCTCTCTGGTGAAGAACATCAAGACGGAGGACACGTCATTTGAACAGCAGCTGGCTAAAGAGGGTGGCTATCAGGTTGGAGAAGTGGTGAGCGATGCCGTCGGTATCTCTGGTTCCTCAAGCAGCGGTTCTGGCCAAAACTCTCTGGCTCTGACGCCCACTGGTTCACTGCTGCCATCTGGAGGTGGACTCAGTCCCAGCACCACACTCGAGCAGATGGATTTCAGCGCCATTGATGCCAAGCAAGACTATCCGTCCAGTGTTATGTCAGCAGCAGGCTATGGACAAGCTATTTCCAGCTCTCACTTGGCCCACCAGGGTCACTCCCCCAGCTTCTTTCTGCAAGGTTCTCCACAGTCCCAGACCCACCAGAACAACTCTGGTTCGACCCAGAACTCCCACGACTCCAATGCCTACATGGGTCTGTCTGTCGTCAAGACAGACACGACAGGAACCAATGGACATCTCCATCACCATACCCACCCTAGCCAGCACACTGCCTCTAACTGCAACGGCGGCTCTCCAAATGAACAGAATGGACAGGCTGGGTCGCTCCAGCTTCTGCAGTACCAGAACCGCTTTCCAACCCCAGGCCAGGAGCATGAAGAAGTGGGTGGTTTGGAACAGCCAGCAGGAGCAGAACAAGGAGGAGGCGGCGTCCAAGAGAAGGACTCCGATTGTTTGATGAAACCAGGGGACCACTTGCAGCCTGGTGGAGGAGGAGAAACCGAGGGTGTAGGGGGCCCAGAGCACTACCTTCAGCAGCCAACAGAAGGTGGTGGAGTCGGGCAGGGATCTGGAGGAGCGAGCGCAAGACCAGAAAGTGGAACTCTGTGCAATGACACCGAGGGAAATGGAACCAACAACAGCCCCCATCAACAGCTCCAGCCACTCCTGCAAGGAGCCGGTTTGGTGCAGGGGCTTTTCAGCACCGTAGGGTCCCACCAGAGCCTGGGCAGCAGTGGAACCAATGGAGGAGGATCCATGGAGATCAACCTGGACCATTTTGATGTTTCCTTCGGGAATCAGTTCTCAGATCTCATCAATGACTTCATTTCGGTGGAGGGCGGAAGTGGTACGGCAGTAGTGCCGGGCGGCAGCGCTCTCTACGGTCATCAGCTGATGACCCATTCAGGAACAGAGGGGCAGGTCTCTTCTGGAACAGCTGCGCAACAAGGTGCAGACGAAGGAGCTCATGGGGCGAGAGGGTACAATTCTTCGGACCTCTGCCTGCAGCCCTGTTGCAGCCCGCAGTCCACGCAGGCTGGGGCGGTGGCGGGCGAGGCAGGACAGCTATCATACATGCAGGTGGCCGAGGCCGTGTCGGCAGCCGTGGCACATGGGAACATGGCAATGTTACAGGCTACCGGAAGGCTGTTTGTGGTGACGGACTATTCTCCAGAGTGGTCTTATCCTGAG GGCGGGGTGAAGGTTCTGATCACCGGTCCATGGCAGGAGGCCAGCAGTGAATATACCTGCCTGTTTGATCAGATAACAGTTCCAGCCTCTCTCATCCAGCCTGGGGTGCTACGCTGCTACTGCCCAG CTCATGACACAGGCCTGGTGACCCTGCAGGTGGCAGCCAGCAGTCAAATAATCTCCAACTCAGTGGTGTTTGAGTATAAAGCCCGTGCCCTGCCTGCCCTGCCCTCCTCTCAACACGACTGGCTTTCACTGGACG ATAACCAGTTCAGAATGTCCATCCTGGAACGCCTAGAGCAGATGGAGCGAAGGATGGCAGAGATGGCCggtcagcagcagcagcaacaaggCGGTGGAGGACCATCTGAGAGCGGAGGAACCGGAACAGGAGGTGGAGAAGGAGGAAGAAACAATTCGGAACAGGCACAG TTCTCACCAGGTCAGGGTCAGAGCCAGGGTCAAGGTCCGGCTGGCAGCTCCTTTGAGAGCCGTGTAGTGGTAGTTTGTGAGAAGATGATGAACCGTGCCTGCTGGGCCAAGTCCAAGCACCTGATCCACTCCAAAACTTTCCGGGGCATGACTCTTCTTCATCTGGCAGCTGCCCAGGGCTACACCACCCTTATCCAAACACTAATCAAGTGGCG CACTAAGCATGCAGACAGTATTGACCTGGAACTTGAGGTTGATCCTCTAAACGTGGATCATTTTTCTTGTACCCCACTA ATGTGGGCTTGCGCTTTGGGTCATATGGAAGCAGCAGTGGTTTTGTATAAATGGGATCGGCGAGCTTTGGCCATCCCAGATTCTTTGGGTCGCTTACCGCTGGCTATAGCCCGATCCCGTGGCCACACTAAGCTGGCCGAGTGTCTGGAAAGCCTACAGAGGGAGGAGCAGCAGTCAGGAGCACTGACTACAACTGCCAGCATGCCTTTCTCACCATCTACTGAGGCCTCAGCTGCAGAGGGATGGATGAATGTTTGGGGTACGGAGACATCTTCAGTTGGGTTGAAAGAAAGTAGCATCCCTAGTTCTGCTTCCAGCTCCAGCTCAG ACTTGAGGAGACCCAGGTCGGAACCATCCAGTTTCTATAGCAGTGTTAGTCACGGGGACGCCCCATTGAGCAAAAAACACAAACCCAACCCAGAGACCCTTCAAACTCGGCCCAGCAAATCCTGCTCTGCCCCTCTCGGACTAGAAGAACAGGCCCACAAGCCTAAAACGTGCCCTTCCAAACCGAGGGAAGGTACTGTGGAGAAAGAGCAAGGAGATGGTGAGCAGTCTCAGACTAAGCTGGGCACAACTTGTGGAGGTGGGCGTTGGGGTTCCAGACAGGCTGCGGGACGCAGAGTGCCAACTGTAGGACTTGGCAAGGAAAGGCTCGCAAACAGACTGAGGTTAAGAGAAATTGCTAGTGCAGGAACAATCTCTGATCTGCGTACAAGCCAAGAGGATCTGGAGAACACAGGAGACCTGCAG aacatgaacatgatgaCTTTAGCGGAGGAAGTCATTGAGGCGACGTCTGACCGCATCAAGAGGGAAAACTTTGTTGCATCAGACACTACACTAGATGGTGTTGGAGTCAGCAGCACTATGAGCTGGTTAGCCAGTTACCTTGGAGATGCAGAGAG GTTCCTGTTTAACAAGCCCCTAACTCACTCTCCTGGCCTGGCCCCAGTCCACGGTGGAGGACAGCCGGAACTCGACGGTCCTCTTGGGAAGCTTGGCTTTCAGTCCCCTGCTGAATGGACTGCACTTCTCAACGCCTCCCACAACAAGGAGGAACGTGACCTGACCCAGCTGGCCCTGTCTGATCCTGAACAGAGAGAACTTTACGAGGCAGCCCGCCAGGTCCAGAACACCTTCCGCAAGTACAAG GGTCGTCCGCTTCGGGAGCAGCAGGAACTGGCAGCTGCTGTCATTCAGCGCTGTTATAAGAGGTACAAACAG CTGACATGGATAGCCTTGAAG TATGCACTTTATAAGAAGATGACGCTGGCCGCCATCCTTATCCAGAGTAAATTCCGCAGCTACCACGAACAGAAGAAGTTCCAGCAGAGTCGCAGGGCAGCCGTGCTGATCCAGCAATATTACCGCAGCTACAAAGAGCTCGGCCGGCCGAACCCACGCAGCCGAGCCACTGCAGCTGCACTGGTGCAGCACAAACTCAG AAGCAGTTTACTGACCAAGAGACAAGACCAGGCTGCCAGAAAAATCATGCGGTTTCTGCTGCGGTGCCGTCACAG CCCCTTGATGGACCATAGACTATTCAAACGG GGCGAAAGAATTGAGAAAGGCCAAGGAACATGA